One genomic segment of Mycolicibacterium psychrotolerans includes these proteins:
- a CDS encoding flavin-containing monooxygenase produces the protein MSTKQFDAVIVGAGFGGMGAAIQLNRLGYDNIAILDREDDLGGTWHVNRYPGLTVDVPSTTYSYWFEPNPYWSRLYAPGEELKQYAEYVADKYELRRYMRFNTTVELARWDEQAGEWLVSVAGGETLRAHFLILATGYLCQPKTPDIPGIESFAGTVLHAQKWDHSYSLQGRRAAIIGTGSTGVQLVPALARDVAELTVYQRTPIWVMPKLDFGIAPVVQRLFAKVPSAQRLLRMSTDIFMDVMVTIAMWRFRQFRPVNSGAALIGRLHRFLAIRDRQLRHKLAPDYDFGCKRPTLSNTYYPTFTKPHVRLETSGIECIEPDGIVSRDGSKRTIDTLVLATGFDVWESNLPAIEVIGRNGRNLGKWWRENRFQAYEGVSVPAFPNMLTQASPYAWVGMSWFDTVEAQMRHMDRLLGELQRRGASTFEVTETANERFLAEMLRLLDDSVFRLGNCTTSRSYWFNSAGEAPLFRPTSVRSAVRAQDQFPLTDYSMA, from the coding sequence GTGAGCACGAAGCAGTTCGACGCCGTGATCGTCGGTGCTGGATTCGGCGGCATGGGTGCTGCGATCCAGCTCAACCGGCTCGGCTACGACAACATCGCCATCCTCGATCGTGAAGACGATCTCGGAGGGACGTGGCACGTCAACCGTTATCCCGGACTCACGGTTGACGTACCGTCCACCACATACTCGTACTGGTTCGAGCCGAACCCGTACTGGTCACGGTTGTATGCACCTGGCGAGGAACTCAAGCAATACGCCGAATACGTCGCCGACAAGTACGAGCTGCGCCGGTACATGCGATTCAACACCACGGTGGAACTCGCCCGTTGGGACGAGCAGGCGGGCGAGTGGTTGGTGTCCGTGGCCGGCGGCGAAACGTTACGTGCCCATTTTCTGATCCTCGCGACGGGATATCTCTGCCAGCCCAAGACGCCCGACATCCCGGGCATCGAATCGTTTGCCGGTACCGTCCTGCACGCCCAGAAGTGGGACCACAGCTACTCGCTCCAGGGCCGGCGGGCAGCGATCATCGGCACCGGATCAACCGGAGTGCAGCTGGTTCCGGCGCTTGCCCGCGACGTCGCGGAACTGACCGTCTATCAGCGCACTCCGATATGGGTCATGCCCAAGCTCGATTTCGGCATCGCGCCGGTGGTGCAACGCCTGTTCGCGAAAGTTCCTTCTGCGCAGCGGTTACTCCGAATGTCCACGGACATATTCATGGACGTCATGGTCACCATCGCGATGTGGCGATTCCGACAGTTCCGACCCGTCAACTCCGGAGCCGCGCTGATCGGGCGTCTCCACCGCTTCCTCGCCATCCGCGACAGGCAATTGCGCCACAAGCTGGCACCCGATTACGACTTCGGCTGCAAACGTCCCACTCTCTCCAACACGTACTATCCCACGTTCACCAAGCCGCATGTTCGCCTCGAAACATCGGGTATCGAGTGCATCGAACCCGACGGGATCGTGTCCCGCGACGGGTCGAAACGCACCATCGACACTTTGGTCCTCGCAACCGGATTCGACGTATGGGAGTCAAACCTGCCGGCCATCGAGGTGATCGGCCGCAACGGTCGTAACCTCGGAAAGTGGTGGCGCGAGAACAGGTTTCAAGCATATGAGGGCGTATCCGTGCCGGCCTTCCCCAACATGCTGACCCAAGCCAGCCCCTATGCCTGGGTTGGAATGTCGTGGTTCGACACAGTCGAGGCGCAGATGCGGCACATGGATCGGCTGCTTGGCGAGCTGCAGCGGCGCGGCGCGAGTACTTTCGAGGTCACCGAGACCGCGAACGAGCGTTTCCTTGCCGAGATGCTGCGGCTTCTCGACGACTCGGTCTTCCGACTCGGAAACTGCACCACGTCAAGGTCTTATTGGTTCAATAGCGCGGGCGAAGCGCCGCTGTTTCGGCCCACGTCGGTGCGTAGTGCTGTCCGGGCTCAGGATCAGTTCCCGCTCACCGACTACTCGA
- a CDS encoding alpha/beta hydrolase — protein MGETLEVIDKGSTTNAHPLPLLFVHGAWHAAWCWDAHFLEFFVDRGYRAAALSLRGHGRSATAKPLRACSFEDYLDDIDAVATTMPGDPILIGHSMGGFLVQRYLQHRTAPAAVLMASMPPSGSLASGLRWMKRHPWHFAKMSATRRSLPYVSTPALARERFFSATTPDSVVTACVARLQEESARCGTDGMRNLPKPELITADILVLGAAADGAVPPDEVVATARAYGTVAELFPRMGHNMMLEPGWATVGERIDEWLVERGL, from the coding sequence GTGGGCGAGACACTTGAGGTCATCGACAAGGGCTCGACCACAAACGCACATCCGCTTCCGCTGCTGTTCGTGCACGGTGCGTGGCATGCGGCATGGTGCTGGGACGCGCACTTTCTCGAGTTCTTCGTCGACCGGGGCTACCGGGCCGCTGCATTGAGCCTTCGCGGCCACGGCCGCAGCGCGACGGCGAAGCCGCTGCGCGCGTGCTCGTTCGAGGACTATCTCGATGACATCGATGCGGTGGCTACAACGATGCCTGGCGACCCCATCCTGATCGGCCACTCGATGGGCGGGTTTCTCGTTCAACGCTATCTGCAGCATCGAACCGCGCCCGCCGCTGTCCTCATGGCGTCGATGCCGCCGTCTGGGTCCCTTGCCTCGGGTTTGCGCTGGATGAAGCGACACCCGTGGCACTTCGCGAAGATGTCGGCCACCAGGAGATCGCTGCCCTACGTCAGCACACCGGCGCTGGCGCGCGAGCGGTTCTTCTCCGCGACTACACCGGATTCAGTGGTCACCGCGTGCGTCGCGCGCCTGCAGGAGGAGAGCGCTCGCTGCGGCACTGACGGTATGCGCAATCTTCCGAAACCGGAACTGATCACCGCAGACATACTGGTACTCGGCGCGGCTGCCGACGGCGCGGTGCCGCCGGACGAAGTGGTTGCGACGGCACGCGCGTATGGCACCGTGGCGGAACTGTTCCCCCGAATGGGACACAACATGATGCTGGAGCCCGGCTGGGCGACAGTTGGCGAACGTATCGACGAGTGGCTGGTCGAACGGGGTCTGTAA
- a CDS encoding LLM class flavin-dependent oxidoreductase has product MTTGFRFGLLDGIVNSRFSPTLLPTAAALTAATTGADSFWVGDHLNSLVPRSLATREHLGVGAMVAPKVDAVLEPWTMLGHLAARNRFRRLRLGVCVTDASRRNPAVTAQAAATLHLLTRGRGLLGIGVGEREGNEPYGVEWTRPVARLEEALATIRALWDSGGELVTRDSDFFPLHNAVFDLPPYKGSWPEIWVAAQGPRMLRLTGRFGDAWVPFTISRAADYAASLEVVRGAASDAGRDPAAIVPALNRAVVCGTNRDDVDEALDGVLFKTMALAAPAHAWNRHGVEHPLGADFSGVQDLIPQLIDRETALEYTSKVPLSLMKEICFHGTVDEVLDQVAEWRDSGLRYLVVINGSQLNPRLTKAVSATLPFARVLRGLRRL; this is encoded by the coding sequence GTGACCACTGGATTTCGGTTCGGGCTGCTCGACGGCATTGTCAACTCACGCTTCTCGCCGACGTTGTTACCTACAGCGGCCGCGTTGACCGCTGCGACGACGGGCGCGGATTCATTCTGGGTGGGCGATCATCTCAATTCCTTGGTTCCCCGATCGTTGGCGACGAGAGAGCATCTCGGCGTGGGTGCGATGGTGGCGCCGAAGGTCGACGCCGTGCTCGAGCCGTGGACGATGTTGGGTCACCTGGCTGCCCGAAACCGGTTTCGCCGGCTGCGACTGGGCGTGTGCGTCACCGATGCCAGTCGGCGGAATCCCGCTGTGACCGCTCAAGCCGCCGCGACACTGCACCTGCTGACCCGTGGACGGGGCTTGCTCGGCATCGGCGTCGGCGAGCGGGAGGGTAACGAACCTTACGGCGTGGAATGGACGAGACCGGTCGCCCGTCTCGAGGAGGCCCTCGCGACGATCCGCGCCCTGTGGGACAGCGGCGGCGAGCTGGTGACCCGGGATTCCGATTTTTTTCCGCTGCATAACGCGGTGTTCGATCTGCCGCCGTACAAGGGCTCGTGGCCGGAGATCTGGGTCGCCGCACAGGGCCCGAGGATGTTGCGGCTCACCGGCCGTTTCGGCGATGCGTGGGTGCCGTTCACGATATCGCGAGCAGCCGACTACGCGGCTTCGCTCGAGGTGGTGCGCGGTGCGGCGTCAGATGCGGGCCGTGACCCCGCCGCGATCGTGCCCGCCCTGAACCGTGCGGTGGTCTGCGGCACCAACCGCGATGACGTCGACGAGGCGTTGGACGGTGTGCTGTTCAAGACCATGGCACTGGCGGCGCCGGCGCACGCGTGGAATCGGCACGGTGTCGAGCATCCGCTCGGCGCAGATTTCTCCGGCGTTCAGGACTTGATCCCGCAGTTGATCGATCGCGAAACAGCGCTGGAGTACACGTCGAAGGTGCCGTTGTCGCTGATGAAGGAGATCTGCTTCCACGGAACGGTGGACGAGGTGCTTGACCAGGTCGCCGAGTGGCGCGACAGCGGACTCAGATATTTGGTCGTCATCAACGGCAGTCAGCTCAACCCGAGGCTGACCAAGGCGGTGTCGGCCACGCTGCCCTTCGCCCGCGTGCTTCGCGGTTTGAGACGTCTCTGA
- a CDS encoding phthiotriol/phenolphthiotriol dimycocerosates methyltransferase produces MATSQRDRIDRLGSTTLFKKVVAKYWYPLWTRRLNADDDVLFLNWGYEEDPALGLTLDEADERDRYYIQLYHSTATQEGTELAGKQVLECSSGHGGGASYITRYLQPASYTGLDFNPDAIAFCKKRHQVPGLKFVHGNAEELPFPDNSFDALINIEASHAYPSLHRFLSEVNRVLRPGGRFLYSDVYGRQEFPAWEAELESSPMRMLSSRVINKEVLRGLDLTAHRSDELIQRYLPKFLHGFGRNFTGVPGSRLYRDAETHAVEYRMYCMEKV; encoded by the coding sequence ATGGCCACTAGTCAGAGAGACCGAATCGATCGCCTCGGCAGCACGACGCTTTTCAAGAAGGTCGTGGCGAAGTACTGGTACCCCTTGTGGACGCGCCGTCTGAACGCCGACGACGACGTTCTGTTCCTCAACTGGGGTTACGAGGAAGACCCGGCGCTCGGGCTGACGCTCGACGAGGCCGACGAGCGTGATCGCTACTACATCCAGCTCTACCACAGCACGGCCACCCAGGAGGGCACCGAGCTGGCTGGAAAGCAGGTGCTGGAATGCAGCAGCGGGCACGGGGGCGGCGCCTCGTACATCACCCGGTACCTCCAGCCGGCGAGCTATACCGGACTCGACTTCAACCCCGACGCCATCGCGTTCTGCAAGAAGCGCCATCAGGTCCCGGGGCTGAAGTTCGTCCACGGCAACGCCGAGGAGCTTCCGTTCCCGGACAACTCGTTCGACGCGCTGATCAACATCGAGGCCTCACATGCCTACCCCTCGCTACACCGCTTCCTGTCGGAAGTGAACCGAGTCCTTCGTCCCGGCGGGCGGTTTCTCTACTCGGATGTCTACGGCCGTCAGGAATTCCCTGCATGGGAAGCCGAACTCGAGAGTTCTCCGATGCGGATGCTGTCGAGCCGAGTCATCAACAAAGAGGTATTGCGCGGACTCGACCTGACGGCGCACCGGTCCGACGAACTGATCCAGCGCTATCTGCCGAAGTTTCTGCACGGATTCGGCAGAAACTTCACCGGAGTGCCTGGCTCACGCCTTTACCGCGACGCTGAAACACATGCCGTCGAGTACCGGATGTACTGCATGGAAAAAGTCTGA
- a CDS encoding cytochrome P450, translating into MAKATTDPVRLPPGPRLPKWVQGASFLAAPYALPAGLARRYGGAVSMRMPVFGQTVVVTDPVLVKDLFSTGNELIERPTNLGRVVGPGSMWSLNGSALVERRRLLVPPFHGKRVAEYERIVEEETLREIATWPQGCEFETLDSMMRITLNVILRAVFGAQGSELDELREVMPPSVELGSRLAMLPEVVLRDLGRWSPGGRIVRYRRRIDSVVDKLIADARSDPAFDDRPDVLTLLLAARYEDGQPISDAHISDELVTLMAAGHETTSLSLAWAVERLRRHPQLLARLTDEVDAGASRLRQATIWEVQRTRPVVNATMRRTLQRIRLGDWVIPGDSTLLISIELAQQHPDHFPYPHSFDPDRYLTSGKTPPAWVAFGGGVYRCIGSAFATMEMDVAIRTMLRELRFEPTDEQPERRHSRGTNMAPARGGRAVVYRRPGGVLGHAPARTDAAQTSLGSPSATS; encoded by the coding sequence ATGGCGAAAGCAACGACCGATCCGGTCCGACTGCCACCGGGCCCGCGGCTACCCAAGTGGGTCCAGGGTGCATCGTTCCTCGCTGCACCGTACGCACTGCCCGCGGGTCTCGCCCGCCGCTACGGCGGCGCGGTCAGCATGCGGATGCCGGTTTTCGGGCAGACCGTCGTGGTCACCGACCCGGTCTTGGTGAAAGACCTCTTCAGTACCGGGAACGAGTTGATCGAGCGGCCGACGAATCTCGGCCGCGTGGTCGGTCCCGGGTCGATGTGGAGTCTCAACGGCTCCGCACTGGTGGAGCGCCGAAGACTGTTGGTACCGCCGTTTCATGGCAAACGGGTCGCCGAGTACGAGCGAATAGTCGAGGAAGAAACGCTGCGAGAGATCGCGACGTGGCCACAGGGGTGCGAGTTCGAAACCCTCGACTCGATGATGCGCATCACCCTCAATGTCATTTTGCGCGCGGTCTTCGGGGCACAAGGCTCGGAGCTCGATGAACTCCGCGAAGTGATGCCTCCGTCGGTCGAGTTGGGATCGCGGCTGGCAATGCTTCCCGAAGTGGTTCTGCGAGATCTGGGGCGCTGGAGTCCCGGCGGACGAATCGTGCGTTACCGGCGTCGCATCGACAGCGTGGTCGACAAGCTCATCGCTGACGCGCGGTCAGATCCCGCATTCGACGACCGCCCAGATGTCCTGACACTTCTGTTGGCCGCGCGCTACGAGGATGGGCAACCGATCTCCGATGCCCACATCTCTGATGAGCTCGTCACCCTCATGGCTGCCGGGCACGAGACCACCTCGCTGTCGCTGGCGTGGGCGGTGGAGCGGCTGCGCAGGCACCCCCAATTGCTGGCCCGGCTGACGGACGAGGTCGATGCGGGTGCATCGCGCTTGCGCCAGGCAACAATTTGGGAAGTGCAGCGCACCCGGCCGGTTGTCAATGCCACGATGCGGCGCACACTCCAGCGCATTCGCTTGGGTGACTGGGTCATTCCAGGAGACAGCACTCTGCTCATCAGTATCGAACTGGCCCAGCAGCACCCAGACCACTTCCCGTACCCGCACTCGTTCGACCCGGACCGGTACTTGACGTCCGGCAAGACTCCTCCTGCCTGGGTCGCGTTCGGCGGTGGCGTCTACCGCTGCATCGGATCGGCATTCGCAACGATGGAGATGGACGTGGCGATCCGCACGATGCTGCGGGAGCTGCGCTTCGAGCCGACCGACGAACAGCCTGAGCGCCGACACAGTCGGGGCACGAACATGGCACCCGCTCGGGGCGGCAGGGCAGTTGTCTATCGCCGCCCCGGTGGTGTCCTAGGCCACGCGCCCGCGCGAACAGATGCGGCGCAAACGTCATTGGGCAGCCCTTCCGCGACCAGCTGA
- the mtf2 gene encoding fatty-acid O-methyltransferase Mtf2, protein MADRNSNLVDAAREALRHNPVGQRVVGARGLNVPFVRKLSSKYFYPFVSRRLAAEDVVFLNWGYEEEPPMDLKLSADDEPNRYNIQLYHRTATQADSDLEGREVLEVSCGHGGGASYLMRSMKPASYTGLDFNSDGIEYCRKRHVLPGLKFVHGDAENLPFADGSFDAIVNVEASHVYLNFPKFLDEVTRVLRPGGRMLYTDMRSSDQIAEWEEAIAASPLRILSQRVIDSEVLRGLEKTAHLHLRMVTNGLPAILRPIGRQIVVAPGSRLYRQLQTGGISYRMYCFSKD, encoded by the coding sequence ATGGCGGACCGTAACTCCAACCTCGTTGATGCTGCTCGAGAGGCCCTCCGGCACAACCCGGTCGGGCAGCGTGTTGTTGGCGCGCGCGGTCTGAATGTGCCCTTCGTCAGGAAGCTAAGCAGCAAGTACTTCTATCCCTTCGTGAGTCGGCGCCTCGCGGCCGAAGACGTCGTGTTCCTCAACTGGGGGTACGAGGAGGAGCCGCCGATGGACCTGAAGCTTTCGGCCGACGACGAACCCAACCGATACAACATCCAGCTCTATCACCGCACTGCCACCCAGGCCGATTCGGACCTCGAAGGAAGAGAGGTCCTGGAGGTCAGCTGCGGCCATGGGGGCGGCGCGTCCTATCTGATGCGCTCCATGAAGCCGGCCAGCTACACCGGCCTCGACTTCAATTCCGACGGCATCGAATATTGCAGGAAACGGCACGTTTTGCCCGGCCTGAAGTTCGTGCACGGGGACGCGGAGAATCTGCCATTTGCTGATGGGAGTTTTGACGCGATCGTTAATGTCGAAGCGTCTCACGTTTACCTGAATTTCCCGAAGTTCCTCGACGAGGTCACGCGAGTACTGCGTCCCGGTGGCCGCATGCTCTACACCGATATGCGGAGCAGCGATCAGATCGCCGAATGGGAAGAAGCGATTGCGGCGTCACCGCTGCGGATCCTCTCCCAGCGGGTCATCGACTCCGAAGTTCTGCGTGGACTGGAGAAGACTGCGCACCTCCACCTGCGCATGGTGACCAACGGCTTGCCGGCCATTCTCCGTCCGATCGGCCGTCAGATCGTCGTGGCACCCGGTTCGCGCCTGTACCGCCAGCTACAGACCGGCGGCATCTCCTATCGGATGTACTGCTTCTCCAAGGACTGA
- a CDS encoding PE-PPE domain-containing protein has product MLGGTGSGRLTDEQMRDALDGYFADDDRFERINVQYPGSWNFLPSIGIGSLILNGAINTALAEDPNTPIVIGGFSQGAAVANQVMYRLELDDNAPERDRLRFVLVADPSRGPNNGDSSWLAPETKYDIILVTTEYDGIADYPDRWWNGVATFNATLGALYLHFPTTEANLDEVPEENITVSGPNSKGGTITRYLIPTETLPLVKFMPFLAPYQDTLKTIVDAGYSRNDNLAQTTAQRSLLTSNAEAEPDGGATDFAEEEAHGDDAQTPVTEKSVLVDNGIGDRSDVTDQANGKGDTSGAEGVEDAGESGGAGSETSGGAHRAEDADEENTVEAIANRVAEEANESDSAGDMDKGDAEGTKSNAGGSSNDRGSSNDGGSSNDGGSSNGSDRNNTGEGSESAD; this is encoded by the coding sequence ATGCTCGGCGGCACCGGCAGCGGCCGGCTAACCGACGAACAGATGCGGGATGCGCTCGACGGCTACTTTGCCGACGACGATCGGTTCGAGCGAATCAACGTGCAGTACCCGGGATCGTGGAACTTCCTGCCGTCGATCGGTATCGGTTCGCTCATTCTCAATGGCGCAATCAACACCGCGCTCGCCGAGGACCCGAATACGCCGATCGTCATCGGTGGCTTCTCGCAGGGTGCAGCAGTGGCCAACCAGGTGATGTATCGACTGGAGTTGGACGACAACGCACCCGAGCGGGACCGCCTGCGGTTTGTCCTGGTCGCCGATCCTTCTCGCGGCCCGAACAACGGCGACTCGTCATGGCTGGCGCCCGAGACGAAGTACGACATCATCCTGGTGACGACCGAGTACGACGGCATCGCCGACTACCCCGACCGGTGGTGGAATGGTGTCGCGACCTTCAACGCCACCCTTGGCGCGTTGTATCTCCACTTTCCCACCACCGAGGCGAACCTCGACGAGGTGCCGGAGGAGAACATCACGGTCAGCGGCCCGAACAGCAAGGGTGGCACTATCACCCGGTATTTGATTCCGACCGAGACTCTTCCGCTGGTGAAGTTCATGCCGTTCCTCGCGCCTTACCAGGACACTCTGAAGACGATCGTCGACGCGGGCTACAGCCGCAATGACAATCTCGCGCAGACCACAGCGCAGCGCTCGCTGCTGACGAGCAACGCTGAGGCCGAGCCAGACGGCGGCGCAACGGATTTCGCGGAAGAGGAGGCGCACGGCGATGACGCGCAAACTCCCGTGACCGAGAAGTCGGTTCTGGTCGACAACGGTATTGGTGACCGTTCAGATGTCACCGACCAGGCCAACGGCAAGGGCGACACCAGCGGTGCGGAGGGCGTTGAAGACGCCGGCGAGTCGGGTGGTGCCGGCTCCGAGACCAGCGGCGGCGCGCACCGTGCCGAAGATGCCGACGAGGAGAACACTGTCGAGGCCATCGCCAACCGGGTCGCCGAGGAGGCCAACGAGTCGGACAGCGCCGGCGATATGGACAAGGGCGACGCCGAAGGCACTAAATCCAACGCCGGAGGTAGCTCTAACGACCGAGGTAGCTCCAACGACGGAGGCAGCTCCAACGACGGGGGCAGCTCCAACGGCTCCGACCGGAACAACACCGGCGAGGGTAGCGAAAGCGCCGACTGA
- a CDS encoding cutinase family protein — translation MSRGALSVRIGMVAAALAAIAAVHTAEIPRAAADPCAEITVVFARGTGGPPGVGAVGERFIDALRQRVGDRSIDVRPVNYPASWDFRSSANSGAADARAQVESIAAACPDTRIVLGGTSQGAGVITLITTVTDPVRGYVPSPLPSALADRVAAVVVFGNPVRKMAGGGPLSAISPLFGAKTIDLCAGGDPFCSNGMDFLAHGAYLRNGMTEEAADFVAGRV, via the coding sequence ATGTCGCGCGGTGCTTTGAGCGTTCGCATCGGTATGGTCGCGGCAGCATTGGCCGCAATCGCCGCAGTCCACACGGCTGAGATCCCACGCGCGGCCGCGGACCCGTGCGCGGAAATCACTGTGGTCTTCGCGCGTGGCACCGGCGGCCCCCCCGGTGTCGGTGCTGTCGGCGAACGCTTCATCGATGCGCTGCGTCAGCGGGTCGGCGACAGGTCGATCGACGTTCGCCCGGTCAACTACCCGGCCTCCTGGGATTTCCGCAGTTCCGCTAACTCCGGTGCCGCCGACGCGCGCGCGCAGGTCGAGTCGATTGCCGCCGCGTGTCCCGACACCCGAATCGTGCTCGGGGGGACCTCCCAGGGAGCCGGTGTGATCACGTTGATCACCACCGTCACCGATCCGGTACGCGGATATGTTCCGTCGCCATTGCCGTCTGCGTTGGCCGACCGCGTCGCCGCAGTCGTCGTCTTCGGCAACCCGGTGCGCAAGATGGCCGGAGGCGGGCCGCTGAGCGCGATTAGCCCACTTTTCGGCGCCAAGACGATTGATCTGTGCGCCGGTGGTGACCCGTTCTGCTCGAACGGCATGGATTTCCTGGCGCACGGCGCTTACCTGCGCAACGGGATGACCGAAGAGGCTGCTGATTTCGTCGCTGGGCGCGTGTAG
- a CDS encoding nitroreductase family protein has protein sequence MSSDGGREPAPIPTNQEALARLNMPLIDAMMTQRAIRRVRPDPVDDEVVLKCIELALRAPSGSNGQNWEFIVVKDPRVKKKLARRYRVAWWAFYHSKIRDVASYDREMAKTVRAINWQLEHFADIPVLVVACLKLTAREGRVPYVPLPHAADSGFYGSIYPSVQNLLLAARAMGLGASLITLPLWNLTSARRILKLPLSVTPCCVIPLGWPQGRYGPTTRRPVDEVVHLDSYGNRAWFGPADL, from the coding sequence ATGTCTAGCGACGGCGGGCGTGAACCCGCGCCGATCCCGACAAACCAGGAAGCCTTGGCGCGGCTGAACATGCCGCTGATCGATGCGATGATGACTCAGCGCGCCATTCGCCGCGTTCGGCCCGACCCGGTCGATGACGAGGTGGTGCTCAAATGCATCGAATTGGCACTGCGAGCGCCAAGCGGGTCGAACGGGCAGAACTGGGAGTTCATCGTCGTCAAGGATCCTCGCGTCAAGAAGAAGCTCGCCCGTAGGTACCGGGTGGCGTGGTGGGCCTTCTATCACAGCAAGATCCGCGATGTCGCGAGCTACGACCGGGAGATGGCCAAAACGGTCCGCGCGATCAACTGGCAACTCGAGCACTTCGCGGACATCCCAGTGCTCGTGGTGGCCTGCCTCAAACTCACGGCGCGTGAGGGTCGAGTGCCCTACGTCCCGCTGCCGCACGCAGCTGACTCGGGCTTTTACGGTTCCATCTACCCCAGCGTGCAGAATCTGCTGCTGGCCGCGCGAGCGATGGGTTTAGGTGCGTCGCTGATCACGCTGCCGCTGTGGAACCTGACGTCAGCTCGGCGGATCTTGAAGTTGCCGCTGTCGGTGACGCCGTGCTGTGTGATCCCCTTGGGATGGCCTCAAGGCCGCTACGGCCCGACGACCCGCCGGCCGGTCGACGAAGTCGTCCACCTGGACAGCTATGGCAACCGGGCGTGGTTCGGGCCGGCGGACCTCTAG
- a CDS encoding DUF2505 domain-containing protein, with protein sequence MPRPFEITTESNASVGQVHAAFSSEQYWRARLLEFGGESIRLDSLIVDDGGGVVVHTTQDLGRDMLPSVMARAIPGGLTVLRQESWRPDEHGTLHCEAVITATGAPLTARGSAMVAATDVGSVLRFTGTLHVRIPIVGGAIEKFIVGRLGEEIPAAQRFTAEWIAANV encoded by the coding sequence ATGCCGCGGCCATTTGAGATCACGACCGAGTCGAACGCCAGCGTGGGGCAGGTTCATGCCGCGTTCAGCAGCGAGCAATATTGGCGGGCACGGCTTCTCGAATTCGGAGGCGAGTCGATCAGGCTTGATTCGTTGATCGTCGATGACGGTGGCGGGGTAGTAGTGCACACCACCCAGGACCTGGGTCGCGACATGTTGCCGAGCGTCATGGCGAGGGCGATACCAGGAGGGCTGACGGTGTTGCGGCAGGAAAGCTGGCGGCCCGATGAACATGGAACGCTGCACTGCGAGGCAGTCATCACCGCCACCGGGGCGCCCTTGACGGCTCGCGGATCGGCGATGGTAGCGGCGACAGATGTGGGGTCTGTGTTGCGATTCACCGGAACGTTGCATGTGCGAATTCCCATCGTCGGCGGAGCGATCGAGAAGTTCATCGTGGGACGACTCGGCGAAGAAATCCCAGCTGCTCAACGCTTCACAGCAGAGTGGATCGCTGCAAATGTCTAG
- a CDS encoding flavodoxin family protein → MTELEGRGDAGTPRILLLYYSYTGQTAKVLDAAEEVFRKRGYQVDRAPISFTDPRYSEKFSRFPMRRVWPDFLSVLPAQTRKATGDIRTPDEVRTGDYDLVCIGSPTWWRTVNMPLRSFLMSHEARPLLDGKPFAVYVVCRRYWRENLTAVRKLAQKKGGRFVDSVHFTYPGGQLPSMLSLTSYLGSGEYKNRYLGVKLPPTNISDEQVEEARRFTARLADKVFGKQ, encoded by the coding sequence ATGACCGAGCTCGAAGGACGAGGGGACGCAGGCACACCCCGGATCCTGCTGCTTTACTACAGCTACACGGGGCAGACCGCGAAGGTGCTCGACGCAGCCGAAGAGGTATTCCGCAAGCGGGGCTATCAGGTCGACCGGGCGCCCATCAGCTTCACGGATCCACGCTATTCGGAGAAGTTCTCCCGTTTCCCGATGCGGCGCGTATGGCCGGACTTCCTGAGCGTGCTGCCGGCTCAGACGCGCAAGGCCACAGGCGATATTCGGACGCCCGATGAAGTGCGCACCGGGGACTACGATTTGGTCTGCATTGGTTCTCCGACCTGGTGGCGCACAGTCAACATGCCCTTGCGGTCGTTCCTCATGTCGCACGAGGCGCGGCCATTGCTCGATGGAAAGCCCTTCGCCGTCTACGTGGTGTGCCGGCGCTACTGGCGTGAAAACCTCACCGCGGTACGCAAACTCGCACAGAAGAAGGGCGGACGTTTCGTCGACAGCGTCCATTTCACCTATCCGGGCGGGCAACTGCCGTCGATGTTGTCCCTGACGAGCTACCTGGGTTCTGGGGAGTACAAGAATCGATATCTCGGAGTCAAGCTGCCGCCGACAAACATCAGTGACGAACAGGTGGAGGAAGCCCGTCGCTTCACAGCCCGCCTCGCTGACAAGGTATTCGGCAAGCAATGA